One Primulina huaijiensis isolate GDHJ02 chromosome 5, ASM1229523v2, whole genome shotgun sequence DNA segment encodes these proteins:
- the LOC140976540 gene encoding centromere protein C-like isoform X3 → MAGGPLTSDLLDPLSELNGPLVFPRAIRASLGDSVPIDSDDLDSINEFMKSRGLRNPEKLMIEAKRVVDSRTAILDSNLASFAKNVNVSDAVSKKGKDMPRDRRQGLRLARKRAPFTLKTSLSQPVSLEPSLDIDKLQDPDEFFDAYERLEKAKKEIQKQLGNSMDNVNEFKPSTKPRLRRQGILGKSYHYRHRYPSVSFENDMLMSSQEVVEQHVPSVPRDEPAEKLITLNSNLYIDSDEIESVASMRKKDTEANSLLDDLLSCDLGDLDGGGALNLLQERLNIKPLDLDSLSIPELHDFQRINKFSVRESVQKPQKTSFVIDNVLKNIHGKQSMNHEHTATDLVNQIASPTPPRSSWASLSFLKKRILQSNPLRDAFSPLNLDLSASRTAHPVEPTDILDEQVGATTVSRISSELESHVGVEVTEPTDSNIDPQKVLGCSDNLPHQFIDNNSSMEGEKACSGPVEAPEDNNVEETINVEQLNDKDEGKDASARRHFFDIEQLPKVRQTKFLRRKREADDELIRKEPRKSLADAESGTPLETEAQRKKRIKVRSLEYGKGEKSVSGHLKDDQSNLSACEDEATHAPSRDGQLDAEEQLEVHQTKLRRRKRETGDECLRKLHPLRKSFAGDATESGTSFENGVRRSKRFKMRPLEFWKGERFLYERVNGNWDYFIKGPRNLRMNLVFIGVPKCFTKFLVARGLKQRNLSLSSHFNWINMFFDTYSEYKCIL, encoded by the exons ATGGCCGGCGGCCCGCTGACCTCCGATTTGTTAGACCCGCTGAGTGAACTCAACGGACCTTTGGTCTTCCCCCGCGCGATTAGGGCATCACTCGGCGATTCAGTGCCTATCGACTCCGATGACTTAGATTCTATCAACGAGTTTATGAAATCTCGA GGCTTAAGGAATCCGGAAAAGCTCATGATTGAGGCGAAGAGAGTTGTGGACAGCAGAACAGCGATTTTGGACTCCAATCTGGCAAGCTTTGCTAAAAACGTAAACGTAAGTGATGCTGTCTCTAAAAAGGGTAAGGACATGCCTCGAGATAGAAGGCAAGGTCTCCGCCTTGCTCGAAAACGAGCACCATTTACTTTGAAGACAAGTCTCAG TCAGCCTGTAAGCCTGGAACCATCTTTGGACATTGATAAGCTTCAAGACCCAGATGAATTTTTTGATGCATACGAGAGGCTCgaaa AGGCGAAAAAAGAAATACAAAAACAGTTGGGTAACAGTATGGACAATGTAAACGAGTTCAAACCATCAACAAAGCCACGCCTTCGTCGACAAGGAATCTTGGG GAAGTCATATCACTACAGGCACCGCTACCCGTCAGTGTcttttgaaaatgatatgttaatGTCCTCCCAAGAAGTAGTTGAGCAGCATGTGCCAAGTGTACCTAGAGACGAACCAGCGGAAAAGTTAATCACCCTCAATTCTAATCTATATATTGATTCAGATGAAATTGAATCAGTTG CATCAATGAGGAAGAAAGATACTGAAGCGAACAGTTTGTTGGATGATTTGTTGTCATGTGATCTTGGAGATTTAGACGGGGGTGGGGCCTTGAATCTCTTGCAGGAGCGATTGAATATTAAACCTCTGGATCTAGACAGCCTTTCTATACCCGAACTTCACGATTTTCAAAGGATTAATAAATTTTCTGTCAGAGAAAGTGTGCAGAAGCCTCAAAAGACTTCTTTCGTCATAGACAACGTGCTGAAAAATATCCATGGGAAACAATCAATGAATCATGAACATACAGCAACAGATCTAGTCAATCAAATAGCTTCACCTACTCCTCCGAGAAGTTCATGGGCATCTCTCTCTTTCCTGAAGAAGAGAATATTACAATCTAATCCCCTGAGAGATGCATTTTCTCCTCTAAATCTGGATCTTTCTGCAAGCCGAACAGCACATCCTGTCGAGCCTACCGACATTCTAGATGAGCAGGTTGGTGCGACGACCGTTTCAAGGATATCCAGTGAGTTGGAGTCACATGTAGGGGTTGAGGTTACAGAACCCACAGATTCTAATATAGATCCACAGAAAGTGCTAGGATGCTCTGATAATCTTCCACACCAGTTCATAGACAATAATTCAAGCATGGAAGGTGAAAAAGCTTGTAGTGGACCAGTTGAAGCACCAGAGGACAACAACGTTGAGGAAACCATTAATGTAGAGCAATTGAATGATA AAGATGAAGGTAAAGATGCTTCAGCCAGGAGACACTTCTTTGATATAGAACAACTGCCCAAG GTACGTCAAACGAAGTTTCTAAGGAGAAAAAGAGAAGCAGATGATGAACTTATTAGAAAGGAACCGAGAAAAAGTCTGGCAG ATGCAGAGTCTGGTACACCACTTGAAACTGAAGCACagagaaaaaaaagaattaagGTGAGATCCTTGGAGTATGGGAAAGGTGAAAAAAGTGTATCTGGACATTTGAAAGATG ATCAATCAAATCTTTCTGCATGTGAAGATGAAGCAACCCATGCTCCATCTAGGGACGGACAACTCGATGCAGAAGAACAGCTTGAG GTACACCAAACCAAGCTGCGGAGGCGAAAAAGAGAAACTGGTGATGAATGTCTTAGAAAGTTGCATCCACTGAGAAAAAGTTTTGCAG GCGATGCTACAGAATCTGGTACATCATTTGAAAATGGAGTTCGAAGAAGCAAAAGATTTAAGATGAGACCTCTGGAGTTCTGGAAGGGAGAAAGATTCTTATATGAACGGGTGAATGGGA ACTGGGATTACTTCATCAAGGGACCGAGGAACTTGAGAATGAATCTCGTATTCATTGGAGTACCAAAATGCTTCACGAAATTTTTAGTAGCACGTGGCCTGAAGCAAAGGAACCTCTCATTATCTTCTCACTTTAATTGGATAAATATGTTCTTTGACACCTATAGCGAATACAAATGCATCCTTTGA
- the LOC140976540 gene encoding centromere protein C-like isoform X4 — protein MAGGPLTSDLLDPLSELNGPLVFPRAIRASLGDSVPIDSDDLDSINEFMKSRGLRNPEKLMIEAKRVVDSRTAILDSNLASFAKNVNVSDAVSKKGKDMPRDRRQGLRLARKRAPFTLKTSLSQPVSLEPSLDIDKLQDPDEFFDAYERLEKAKKEIQKQLGNSMDNVNEFKPSTKPRLRRQGILGKSYHYRHRYPSVSFENDMLMSSQEVVEQHVPSVPRDEPAEKLITLNSNLYIDSDEIESVASMRKKDTEANSLLDDLLSCDLGDLDGGGALNLLQERLNIKPLDLDSLSIPELHDFQRINKFSVRESVQKPQKTSFVIDNVLKNIHGKQSMNHEHTATDLVNQIASPTPPRSSWASLSFLKKRILQSNPLRDAFSPLNLDLSASRTAHPVEPTDILDEQVGATTVSRISSELESHVGVEVTEPTDSNIDPQKVLGCSDNLPHQFIDNNSSMEGEKACSGPVEAPEDNNVEETINVEQLNDNEGKDASARRHFFDIEQLPKVRQTKFLRRKREADDELIRKEPRKSLADAESGTPLETEAQRKKRIKVRSLEYGKGEKSVSGHLKDDQSNLSACEDEATHAPSRDGQLDAEEQLEVHQTKLRRRKRETGDECLRKLHPLRKSFAGDATESGTSFENGVRRSKRFKMRPLEFWKGERFLYERVNGNWDYFIKGPRNLRMNLVFIGVPKCFTKFLVARGLKQRNLSLSSHFNWINMFFDTYSEYKCIL, from the exons ATGGCCGGCGGCCCGCTGACCTCCGATTTGTTAGACCCGCTGAGTGAACTCAACGGACCTTTGGTCTTCCCCCGCGCGATTAGGGCATCACTCGGCGATTCAGTGCCTATCGACTCCGATGACTTAGATTCTATCAACGAGTTTATGAAATCTCGA GGCTTAAGGAATCCGGAAAAGCTCATGATTGAGGCGAAGAGAGTTGTGGACAGCAGAACAGCGATTTTGGACTCCAATCTGGCAAGCTTTGCTAAAAACGTAAACGTAAGTGATGCTGTCTCTAAAAAGGGTAAGGACATGCCTCGAGATAGAAGGCAAGGTCTCCGCCTTGCTCGAAAACGAGCACCATTTACTTTGAAGACAAGTCTCAG TCAGCCTGTAAGCCTGGAACCATCTTTGGACATTGATAAGCTTCAAGACCCAGATGAATTTTTTGATGCATACGAGAGGCTCgaaa AGGCGAAAAAAGAAATACAAAAACAGTTGGGTAACAGTATGGACAATGTAAACGAGTTCAAACCATCAACAAAGCCACGCCTTCGTCGACAAGGAATCTTGGG GAAGTCATATCACTACAGGCACCGCTACCCGTCAGTGTcttttgaaaatgatatgttaatGTCCTCCCAAGAAGTAGTTGAGCAGCATGTGCCAAGTGTACCTAGAGACGAACCAGCGGAAAAGTTAATCACCCTCAATTCTAATCTATATATTGATTCAGATGAAATTGAATCAGTTG CATCAATGAGGAAGAAAGATACTGAAGCGAACAGTTTGTTGGATGATTTGTTGTCATGTGATCTTGGAGATTTAGACGGGGGTGGGGCCTTGAATCTCTTGCAGGAGCGATTGAATATTAAACCTCTGGATCTAGACAGCCTTTCTATACCCGAACTTCACGATTTTCAAAGGATTAATAAATTTTCTGTCAGAGAAAGTGTGCAGAAGCCTCAAAAGACTTCTTTCGTCATAGACAACGTGCTGAAAAATATCCATGGGAAACAATCAATGAATCATGAACATACAGCAACAGATCTAGTCAATCAAATAGCTTCACCTACTCCTCCGAGAAGTTCATGGGCATCTCTCTCTTTCCTGAAGAAGAGAATATTACAATCTAATCCCCTGAGAGATGCATTTTCTCCTCTAAATCTGGATCTTTCTGCAAGCCGAACAGCACATCCTGTCGAGCCTACCGACATTCTAGATGAGCAGGTTGGTGCGACGACCGTTTCAAGGATATCCAGTGAGTTGGAGTCACATGTAGGGGTTGAGGTTACAGAACCCACAGATTCTAATATAGATCCACAGAAAGTGCTAGGATGCTCTGATAATCTTCCACACCAGTTCATAGACAATAATTCAAGCATGGAAGGTGAAAAAGCTTGTAGTGGACCAGTTGAAGCACCAGAGGACAACAACGTTGAGGAAACCATTAATGTAGAGCAATTGAATGATA ATGAAGGTAAAGATGCTTCAGCCAGGAGACACTTCTTTGATATAGAACAACTGCCCAAG GTACGTCAAACGAAGTTTCTAAGGAGAAAAAGAGAAGCAGATGATGAACTTATTAGAAAGGAACCGAGAAAAAGTCTGGCAG ATGCAGAGTCTGGTACACCACTTGAAACTGAAGCACagagaaaaaaaagaattaagGTGAGATCCTTGGAGTATGGGAAAGGTGAAAAAAGTGTATCTGGACATTTGAAAGATG ATCAATCAAATCTTTCTGCATGTGAAGATGAAGCAACCCATGCTCCATCTAGGGACGGACAACTCGATGCAGAAGAACAGCTTGAG GTACACCAAACCAAGCTGCGGAGGCGAAAAAGAGAAACTGGTGATGAATGTCTTAGAAAGTTGCATCCACTGAGAAAAAGTTTTGCAG GCGATGCTACAGAATCTGGTACATCATTTGAAAATGGAGTTCGAAGAAGCAAAAGATTTAAGATGAGACCTCTGGAGTTCTGGAAGGGAGAAAGATTCTTATATGAACGGGTGAATGGGA ACTGGGATTACTTCATCAAGGGACCGAGGAACTTGAGAATGAATCTCGTATTCATTGGAGTACCAAAATGCTTCACGAAATTTTTAGTAGCACGTGGCCTGAAGCAAAGGAACCTCTCATTATCTTCTCACTTTAATTGGATAAATATGTTCTTTGACACCTATAGCGAATACAAATGCATCCTTTGA
- the LOC140976540 gene encoding centromere protein C-like isoform X5, whose translation MAGGPLTSDLLDPLSELNGPLVFPRAIRASLGDSVPIDSDDLDSINEFMKSRGLRNPEKLMIEAKRVVDSRTAILDSNLASFAKNVNVSDAVSKKGKDMPRDRRQGLRLARKRAPFTLKTSLSQPVSLEPSLDIDKLQDPDEFFDAYERLEKAKKEIQKQLGNSMDNVNEFKPSTKPRLRRQGILGKSYHYRHRYPSVSFENDMLMSSQEVVEQHVPSVPRDEPAEKLITLNSNLYIDSDEIESVASMRKKDTEANSLLDDLLSCDLGDLDGGGALNLLQERLNIKPLDLDSLSIPELHDFQRINKFSVRESVQKPQKTSFVIDNVLKNIHGKQSMNHEHTATDLVNQIASPTPPRSSWASLSFLKKRILQSNPLRDAFSPLNLDLSASRTAHPVEPTDILDEQVGATTVSRISSELESHVGVEVTEPTDSNIDPQKVLGCSDNLPHQFIDNNSSMEGEKACSGPVEAPEDNNVEETINVEQLNDTRSNPSVLEDEGKDASARRHFFDIEQLPKVRQTKFLRRKREADDELIRKEPRKSLADAESGTPLETEAQRKKRIKVRSLEYGKGEKSVSGHLKDDQSNLSACEDEATHAPSRDGQLDAEEQLEVHQTKLRRRKRETGDECLRKLHPLRKSFAGDATESGTSFENGVRRSKRFKMRPLEFWKGERFLYERVNGSKKLLGLKYISPGKNDGNLKVKPLILSNSSEYEDLLELAARH comes from the exons ATGGCCGGCGGCCCGCTGACCTCCGATTTGTTAGACCCGCTGAGTGAACTCAACGGACCTTTGGTCTTCCCCCGCGCGATTAGGGCATCACTCGGCGATTCAGTGCCTATCGACTCCGATGACTTAGATTCTATCAACGAGTTTATGAAATCTCGA GGCTTAAGGAATCCGGAAAAGCTCATGATTGAGGCGAAGAGAGTTGTGGACAGCAGAACAGCGATTTTGGACTCCAATCTGGCAAGCTTTGCTAAAAACGTAAACGTAAGTGATGCTGTCTCTAAAAAGGGTAAGGACATGCCTCGAGATAGAAGGCAAGGTCTCCGCCTTGCTCGAAAACGAGCACCATTTACTTTGAAGACAAGTCTCAG TCAGCCTGTAAGCCTGGAACCATCTTTGGACATTGATAAGCTTCAAGACCCAGATGAATTTTTTGATGCATACGAGAGGCTCgaaa AGGCGAAAAAAGAAATACAAAAACAGTTGGGTAACAGTATGGACAATGTAAACGAGTTCAAACCATCAACAAAGCCACGCCTTCGTCGACAAGGAATCTTGGG GAAGTCATATCACTACAGGCACCGCTACCCGTCAGTGTcttttgaaaatgatatgttaatGTCCTCCCAAGAAGTAGTTGAGCAGCATGTGCCAAGTGTACCTAGAGACGAACCAGCGGAAAAGTTAATCACCCTCAATTCTAATCTATATATTGATTCAGATGAAATTGAATCAGTTG CATCAATGAGGAAGAAAGATACTGAAGCGAACAGTTTGTTGGATGATTTGTTGTCATGTGATCTTGGAGATTTAGACGGGGGTGGGGCCTTGAATCTCTTGCAGGAGCGATTGAATATTAAACCTCTGGATCTAGACAGCCTTTCTATACCCGAACTTCACGATTTTCAAAGGATTAATAAATTTTCTGTCAGAGAAAGTGTGCAGAAGCCTCAAAAGACTTCTTTCGTCATAGACAACGTGCTGAAAAATATCCATGGGAAACAATCAATGAATCATGAACATACAGCAACAGATCTAGTCAATCAAATAGCTTCACCTACTCCTCCGAGAAGTTCATGGGCATCTCTCTCTTTCCTGAAGAAGAGAATATTACAATCTAATCCCCTGAGAGATGCATTTTCTCCTCTAAATCTGGATCTTTCTGCAAGCCGAACAGCACATCCTGTCGAGCCTACCGACATTCTAGATGAGCAGGTTGGTGCGACGACCGTTTCAAGGATATCCAGTGAGTTGGAGTCACATGTAGGGGTTGAGGTTACAGAACCCACAGATTCTAATATAGATCCACAGAAAGTGCTAGGATGCTCTGATAATCTTCCACACCAGTTCATAGACAATAATTCAAGCATGGAAGGTGAAAAAGCTTGTAGTGGACCAGTTGAAGCACCAGAGGACAACAACGTTGAGGAAACCATTAATGTAGAGCAATTGAATGATA CCCGATCAAATCCTTCTGTACTAGAAGATGAAGGTAAAGATGCTTCAGCCAGGAGACACTTCTTTGATATAGAACAACTGCCCAAG GTACGTCAAACGAAGTTTCTAAGGAGAAAAAGAGAAGCAGATGATGAACTTATTAGAAAGGAACCGAGAAAAAGTCTGGCAG ATGCAGAGTCTGGTACACCACTTGAAACTGAAGCACagagaaaaaaaagaattaagGTGAGATCCTTGGAGTATGGGAAAGGTGAAAAAAGTGTATCTGGACATTTGAAAGATG ATCAATCAAATCTTTCTGCATGTGAAGATGAAGCAACCCATGCTCCATCTAGGGACGGACAACTCGATGCAGAAGAACAGCTTGAG GTACACCAAACCAAGCTGCGGAGGCGAAAAAGAGAAACTGGTGATGAATGTCTTAGAAAGTTGCATCCACTGAGAAAAAGTTTTGCAG GCGATGCTACAGAATCTGGTACATCATTTGAAAATGGAGTTCGAAGAAGCAAAAGATTTAAGATGAGACCTCTGGAGTTCTGGAAGGGAGAAAGATTCTTATATGAACGGGTGAATGGGA GCAAGAAGTTATTAGGATTGAAGTATATTTCTCCAGGAAAAAACGACGGAAACTTGAAGGTGAAGCCGCTTATCTTGTCTAATTCTTCAGAATATGAGGATCTTCTTGAGTTAGCTGCTCGACATTGA
- the LOC140976540 gene encoding centromere protein C-like isoform X2 has protein sequence MAGGPLTSDLLDPLSELNGPLVFPRAIRASLGDSVPIDSDDLDSINEFMKSRGLRNPEKLMIEAKRVVDSRTAILDSNLASFAKNVNVSDAVSKKGKDMPRDRRQGLRLARKRAPFTLKTSLSQPVSLEPSLDIDKLQDPDEFFDAYERLEKAKKEIQKQLGNSMDNVNEFKPSTKPRLRRQGILGKSYHYRHRYPSVSFENDMLMSSQEVVEQHVPSVPRDEPAEKLITLNSNLYIDSDEIESVASMRKKDTEANSLLDDLLSCDLGDLDGGGALNLLQERLNIKPLDLDSLSIPELHDFQRINKFSVRESVQKPQKTSFVIDNVLKNIHGKQSMNHEHTATDLVNQIASPTPPRSSWASLSFLKKRILQSNPLRDAFSPLNLDLSASRTAHPVEPTDILDEQVGATTVSRISSELESHVGVEVTEPTDSNIDPQKVLGCSDNLPHQFIDNNSSMEGEKACSGPVEAPEDNNVEETINVEQLNDTRSNPSVLEDEGKDASARRHFFDIEQLPKVRQTKFLRRKREADDELIRKEPRKSLAESGTPLETEAQRKKRIKVRSLEYGKGEKSVSGHLKDDQSNLSACEDEATHAPSRDGQLDAEEQLEVHQTKLRRRKRETGDECLRKLHPLRKSFAGDATESGTSFENGVRRSKRFKMRPLEFWKGERFLYERVNGNWDYFIKGPRNLRMNLVFIGVPKCFTKFLVARGLKQRNLSLSSHFNWINMFFDTYSEYKCIL, from the exons ATGGCCGGCGGCCCGCTGACCTCCGATTTGTTAGACCCGCTGAGTGAACTCAACGGACCTTTGGTCTTCCCCCGCGCGATTAGGGCATCACTCGGCGATTCAGTGCCTATCGACTCCGATGACTTAGATTCTATCAACGAGTTTATGAAATCTCGA GGCTTAAGGAATCCGGAAAAGCTCATGATTGAGGCGAAGAGAGTTGTGGACAGCAGAACAGCGATTTTGGACTCCAATCTGGCAAGCTTTGCTAAAAACGTAAACGTAAGTGATGCTGTCTCTAAAAAGGGTAAGGACATGCCTCGAGATAGAAGGCAAGGTCTCCGCCTTGCTCGAAAACGAGCACCATTTACTTTGAAGACAAGTCTCAG TCAGCCTGTAAGCCTGGAACCATCTTTGGACATTGATAAGCTTCAAGACCCAGATGAATTTTTTGATGCATACGAGAGGCTCgaaa AGGCGAAAAAAGAAATACAAAAACAGTTGGGTAACAGTATGGACAATGTAAACGAGTTCAAACCATCAACAAAGCCACGCCTTCGTCGACAAGGAATCTTGGG GAAGTCATATCACTACAGGCACCGCTACCCGTCAGTGTcttttgaaaatgatatgttaatGTCCTCCCAAGAAGTAGTTGAGCAGCATGTGCCAAGTGTACCTAGAGACGAACCAGCGGAAAAGTTAATCACCCTCAATTCTAATCTATATATTGATTCAGATGAAATTGAATCAGTTG CATCAATGAGGAAGAAAGATACTGAAGCGAACAGTTTGTTGGATGATTTGTTGTCATGTGATCTTGGAGATTTAGACGGGGGTGGGGCCTTGAATCTCTTGCAGGAGCGATTGAATATTAAACCTCTGGATCTAGACAGCCTTTCTATACCCGAACTTCACGATTTTCAAAGGATTAATAAATTTTCTGTCAGAGAAAGTGTGCAGAAGCCTCAAAAGACTTCTTTCGTCATAGACAACGTGCTGAAAAATATCCATGGGAAACAATCAATGAATCATGAACATACAGCAACAGATCTAGTCAATCAAATAGCTTCACCTACTCCTCCGAGAAGTTCATGGGCATCTCTCTCTTTCCTGAAGAAGAGAATATTACAATCTAATCCCCTGAGAGATGCATTTTCTCCTCTAAATCTGGATCTTTCTGCAAGCCGAACAGCACATCCTGTCGAGCCTACCGACATTCTAGATGAGCAGGTTGGTGCGACGACCGTTTCAAGGATATCCAGTGAGTTGGAGTCACATGTAGGGGTTGAGGTTACAGAACCCACAGATTCTAATATAGATCCACAGAAAGTGCTAGGATGCTCTGATAATCTTCCACACCAGTTCATAGACAATAATTCAAGCATGGAAGGTGAAAAAGCTTGTAGTGGACCAGTTGAAGCACCAGAGGACAACAACGTTGAGGAAACCATTAATGTAGAGCAATTGAATGATA CCCGATCAAATCCTTCTGTACTAGAAGATGAAGGTAAAGATGCTTCAGCCAGGAGACACTTCTTTGATATAGAACAACTGCCCAAG GTACGTCAAACGAAGTTTCTAAGGAGAAAAAGAGAAGCAGATGATGAACTTATTAGAAAGGAACCGAGAAAAAGTCTGGCAG AGTCTGGTACACCACTTGAAACTGAAGCACagagaaaaaaaagaattaagGTGAGATCCTTGGAGTATGGGAAAGGTGAAAAAAGTGTATCTGGACATTTGAAAGATG ATCAATCAAATCTTTCTGCATGTGAAGATGAAGCAACCCATGCTCCATCTAGGGACGGACAACTCGATGCAGAAGAACAGCTTGAG GTACACCAAACCAAGCTGCGGAGGCGAAAAAGAGAAACTGGTGATGAATGTCTTAGAAAGTTGCATCCACTGAGAAAAAGTTTTGCAG GCGATGCTACAGAATCTGGTACATCATTTGAAAATGGAGTTCGAAGAAGCAAAAGATTTAAGATGAGACCTCTGGAGTTCTGGAAGGGAGAAAGATTCTTATATGAACGGGTGAATGGGA ACTGGGATTACTTCATCAAGGGACCGAGGAACTTGAGAATGAATCTCGTATTCATTGGAGTACCAAAATGCTTCACGAAATTTTTAGTAGCACGTGGCCTGAAGCAAAGGAACCTCTCATTATCTTCTCACTTTAATTGGATAAATATGTTCTTTGACACCTATAGCGAATACAAATGCATCCTTTGA
- the LOC140976540 gene encoding centromere protein C-like isoform X1 yields the protein MAGGPLTSDLLDPLSELNGPLVFPRAIRASLGDSVPIDSDDLDSINEFMKSRGLRNPEKLMIEAKRVVDSRTAILDSNLASFAKNVNVSDAVSKKGKDMPRDRRQGLRLARKRAPFTLKTSLSQPVSLEPSLDIDKLQDPDEFFDAYERLEKAKKEIQKQLGNSMDNVNEFKPSTKPRLRRQGILGKSYHYRHRYPSVSFENDMLMSSQEVVEQHVPSVPRDEPAEKLITLNSNLYIDSDEIESVASMRKKDTEANSLLDDLLSCDLGDLDGGGALNLLQERLNIKPLDLDSLSIPELHDFQRINKFSVRESVQKPQKTSFVIDNVLKNIHGKQSMNHEHTATDLVNQIASPTPPRSSWASLSFLKKRILQSNPLRDAFSPLNLDLSASRTAHPVEPTDILDEQVGATTVSRISSELESHVGVEVTEPTDSNIDPQKVLGCSDNLPHQFIDNNSSMEGEKACSGPVEAPEDNNVEETINVEQLNDTRSNPSVLEDEGKDASARRHFFDIEQLPKVRQTKFLRRKREADDELIRKEPRKSLADAESGTPLETEAQRKKRIKVRSLEYGKGEKSVSGHLKDDQSNLSACEDEATHAPSRDGQLDAEEQLEVHQTKLRRRKRETGDECLRKLHPLRKSFAGDATESGTSFENGVRRSKRFKMRPLEFWKGERFLYERVNGNWDYFIKGPRNLRMNLVFIGVPKCFTKFLVARGLKQRNLSLSSHFNWINMFFDTYSEYKCIL from the exons ATGGCCGGCGGCCCGCTGACCTCCGATTTGTTAGACCCGCTGAGTGAACTCAACGGACCTTTGGTCTTCCCCCGCGCGATTAGGGCATCACTCGGCGATTCAGTGCCTATCGACTCCGATGACTTAGATTCTATCAACGAGTTTATGAAATCTCGA GGCTTAAGGAATCCGGAAAAGCTCATGATTGAGGCGAAGAGAGTTGTGGACAGCAGAACAGCGATTTTGGACTCCAATCTGGCAAGCTTTGCTAAAAACGTAAACGTAAGTGATGCTGTCTCTAAAAAGGGTAAGGACATGCCTCGAGATAGAAGGCAAGGTCTCCGCCTTGCTCGAAAACGAGCACCATTTACTTTGAAGACAAGTCTCAG TCAGCCTGTAAGCCTGGAACCATCTTTGGACATTGATAAGCTTCAAGACCCAGATGAATTTTTTGATGCATACGAGAGGCTCgaaa AGGCGAAAAAAGAAATACAAAAACAGTTGGGTAACAGTATGGACAATGTAAACGAGTTCAAACCATCAACAAAGCCACGCCTTCGTCGACAAGGAATCTTGGG GAAGTCATATCACTACAGGCACCGCTACCCGTCAGTGTcttttgaaaatgatatgttaatGTCCTCCCAAGAAGTAGTTGAGCAGCATGTGCCAAGTGTACCTAGAGACGAACCAGCGGAAAAGTTAATCACCCTCAATTCTAATCTATATATTGATTCAGATGAAATTGAATCAGTTG CATCAATGAGGAAGAAAGATACTGAAGCGAACAGTTTGTTGGATGATTTGTTGTCATGTGATCTTGGAGATTTAGACGGGGGTGGGGCCTTGAATCTCTTGCAGGAGCGATTGAATATTAAACCTCTGGATCTAGACAGCCTTTCTATACCCGAACTTCACGATTTTCAAAGGATTAATAAATTTTCTGTCAGAGAAAGTGTGCAGAAGCCTCAAAAGACTTCTTTCGTCATAGACAACGTGCTGAAAAATATCCATGGGAAACAATCAATGAATCATGAACATACAGCAACAGATCTAGTCAATCAAATAGCTTCACCTACTCCTCCGAGAAGTTCATGGGCATCTCTCTCTTTCCTGAAGAAGAGAATATTACAATCTAATCCCCTGAGAGATGCATTTTCTCCTCTAAATCTGGATCTTTCTGCAAGCCGAACAGCACATCCTGTCGAGCCTACCGACATTCTAGATGAGCAGGTTGGTGCGACGACCGTTTCAAGGATATCCAGTGAGTTGGAGTCACATGTAGGGGTTGAGGTTACAGAACCCACAGATTCTAATATAGATCCACAGAAAGTGCTAGGATGCTCTGATAATCTTCCACACCAGTTCATAGACAATAATTCAAGCATGGAAGGTGAAAAAGCTTGTAGTGGACCAGTTGAAGCACCAGAGGACAACAACGTTGAGGAAACCATTAATGTAGAGCAATTGAATGATA CCCGATCAAATCCTTCTGTACTAGAAGATGAAGGTAAAGATGCTTCAGCCAGGAGACACTTCTTTGATATAGAACAACTGCCCAAG GTACGTCAAACGAAGTTTCTAAGGAGAAAAAGAGAAGCAGATGATGAACTTATTAGAAAGGAACCGAGAAAAAGTCTGGCAG ATGCAGAGTCTGGTACACCACTTGAAACTGAAGCACagagaaaaaaaagaattaagGTGAGATCCTTGGAGTATGGGAAAGGTGAAAAAAGTGTATCTGGACATTTGAAAGATG ATCAATCAAATCTTTCTGCATGTGAAGATGAAGCAACCCATGCTCCATCTAGGGACGGACAACTCGATGCAGAAGAACAGCTTGAG GTACACCAAACCAAGCTGCGGAGGCGAAAAAGAGAAACTGGTGATGAATGTCTTAGAAAGTTGCATCCACTGAGAAAAAGTTTTGCAG GCGATGCTACAGAATCTGGTACATCATTTGAAAATGGAGTTCGAAGAAGCAAAAGATTTAAGATGAGACCTCTGGAGTTCTGGAAGGGAGAAAGATTCTTATATGAACGGGTGAATGGGA ACTGGGATTACTTCATCAAGGGACCGAGGAACTTGAGAATGAATCTCGTATTCATTGGAGTACCAAAATGCTTCACGAAATTTTTAGTAGCACGTGGCCTGAAGCAAAGGAACCTCTCATTATCTTCTCACTTTAATTGGATAAATATGTTCTTTGACACCTATAGCGAATACAAATGCATCCTTTGA